Proteins found in one Thalassophryne amazonica chromosome 1, fThaAma1.1, whole genome shotgun sequence genomic segment:
- the LOC117513664 gene encoding cardiac phospholamban-like, producing MERVQHMTKSAIRRASQIEVTPQAKRNLQELFVNFTLILICLLLIYIIVLLSS from the coding sequence ATGGAGCGTGTTCAACATATGACCAAGTCCGCCATCCGCCGGGCATCTCAGATCGAAGTCACTCCACAAGCTAAGAGGAACCTGCAGGAGCTCTTCGTCAACTTCACGCTCATTCTCATCTGTCTGTTGCTCATATACATCATCGTCCTGCTGAGCAGCTGA